Proteins co-encoded in one Scomber scombrus chromosome 14, fScoSco1.1, whole genome shotgun sequence genomic window:
- the rhogb gene encoding ras homolog family member Gb has protein sequence MQSIKCVVVGDGAVGKTCLLISYTTGAFPKEYIPTVFDNYSSQVTVDGRVVSLNLWDTAGQEEYDRLRTLSYPQTNIFIICFSISSPASYENVKHKWHPEVSHHCPGVPILLVGTKSDLRNDGETQRKLKEQNQVPVTHQQGSALARQIHAVRYLECSALNQDGIKDVFVEAVRSFLNPQPVVSKKPCVLL, from the exons atGCAGAGTATAAAGTGTGTGGTTGTGGGTGACGGAGCTGTGGGGAAGACTtgcctcctcatctcctacacCACTGGAGCTTTTCCCAAAGAGTACATCCCCACTGTGTTCGACAACTACAGcagtcag gtgacGGTGGACGGCAGGGTGGTCAGTCTGAACCTGTGGGACACGGCGGGTCAGGAGGAGTACGACCGGCTGAGGACGCTGTCCTACCCGCAGAccaacatcttcatcatctgcTTCTCCATCTCGAGCCCCGCCTCCTACGAGAACGTCAAACACAAGTGGCAtcctgag gtgTCTCACCATTGTCCCGGCGTTCCCATCCTCCTGGTCGGCACTAAGAGCGACCTGCGGAACGACGGCGAGACTCAGAGGAAGCTGAAGGAGCAGAACCAGGTTCCCGTCACCCACCAGCAGGGATCCGCCCTCGCCCGCCAGATCCACGCCGTCCGCTACCTGGAGTGCTCGGCCCTGAACCAGGACGGCATCAAAGACGTGTTCGTGGAGGCGGTGAGGTCCTTCCTCAACCCGCAGCCCGTCGTCAGCAAGAAGCCGTGCGTGCTGCTGTGA
- the LOC133994122 gene encoding LOW QUALITY PROTEIN: post-GPI attachment to proteins factor 2-like (The sequence of the model RefSeq protein was modified relative to this genomic sequence to represent the inferred CDS: deleted 1 base in 1 codon) — MLQGPYGSLERDRLLIRLPFTSFTVLTVLLPLVGLIACLFISLMYHYDDSTYTHCGVTNYLPSISAAISRVPERYIWRCCIGLHSAPRFLLSAAYFSFYRGRFASKRPELLLSVLTLVCSLAENSGLLMLTYVSSTETYNVHKNGFIVFIGSSLLHMLSTSFLWHRINRHSMLTEVNKAFRWKRRLFLVNIGCCLAAAYFFRRHNKYCETGVYTLFALFEYLVVFSNMAFHMTAFWDFGTKELIVATPSEDKRY; from the exons ATGCTCCAGGGGCCGTACGGCAGCCTGGAGCGGGACCGGCTGCTCATCCGGTTGCCTTTCACCAGCTTCACGGTGTTGACGGTTCTGCTTCCTCTGGTCGGACTCATCGCCtgcctcttcatctctctcatGTATCACTATGACGactccacatacacacactgtggg GTGACTAACTACCTCCCGTCCATCAGCGCCGCTATCAGTCGTGTACCGGAGCGTTACATCTGGCGCTGCTGCATCGGGCTTCACTCCGCTCCTCGCTTCCTGCTGTCGGCCGCTTACTTCAGTTTCTACCGCGGACGCTTCGCCTCCAAACGTCCGGAGCTGCTGCTCAGTGTCCTGACGCTCGTCTGCAGCCTGGCGGAGAACAGCGGCCTGCTGATGCTCACATACGTCTCCTCCACTGAGACCTACA ACGTTCATAAAAACGGTTTCATCGTGTTCATCGGCAGCTCGCtgctgcacatgctcagtacgAGCTTCCTGTGGCATCGGATCAACAGACACTCGATGCTCACTGAGGTAAACAAAGCCTTC CGTTGGAAGCGGCGACTCTTCCTGGTGAACATCGGCTGCTGCTTAGCTGCAGCGTATTTCTTCAGGCGTCACAACAAGTACTGTGAGACAggag TCTACACCCTGTTCGCC CTCTTTGAGTACCTGGTGGTTTTCTCCAACATGGCCTTCCACATGACGGCGTTCTGGGACTTTGGGACCAAAGAGCTGATCGTAGCGACGCCGTCAGAAGACAAACGATACTGA